From the Armatimonadota bacterium genome, one window contains:
- a CDS encoding Arc family DNA binding domain-containing protein encodes MAERKQLLLRISPQLWAELSAWAQDEFRSINGQIEYVLQEAVRQRRKKGFKDETTDEDS; translated from the coding sequence ATGGCCGAACGCAAACAGTTGCTGCTGCGGATCAGTCCTCAGTTATGGGCGGAACTTTCTGCCTGGGCTCAGGACGAGTTCCGCAGCATCAACGGTCAGATCGAGTACGTGCTTCAAGAGGCCGTCCGCCAGCGTCGAAAGAAAGGGTTTAAGGATGAGACTACGGACGAGGACAGTTGA